TAAGTGAAGGTTCAGATTGTAGACACGGGTAAACCTCTTACCTTCCACTCCATTTCTTCATAATTGCTTTTTCTGaagaataaaacctttttactGAATGcataatcgtttttttttttttttacaggtctgAATAAGTTTACTGATCAATCCGATACTACATTATGATAACGTTAAAATCAAACTTATATGCTTGAAAACATCAAAGTGCATTAAACTAACACACTTCCTTTCATAAGCATTAGATGGTCTACGTCATTGTGATTCTGTCCTCCATACTCATTAACCTATGTATGTTTTTCTTCACCgcaacagaaatgttttaccaACCAGACTTCAGCTGGACAGCCTAAATATATGCTGCTCTTGCACCTGGTTGACTAGGATAGGAAACCTCCTATAACATTAACACAACACGAAGTTTCATTGTTCACAGTTACATATGTTTTTATGCTGTGCAGCTAACTGAAGTGGAAGGCTAAAGCTAGCATGTTTAGTCTCTGTTTGGATAAGTCAGCTAGtgatactgtatattttaatttgGTTCCAGTAAATTATGtgtagagaaaaacttgcacaaaagttgttttctgctaaataaaatgcaggcTTTGCGCATAACACTAAAGTTGCTTGAATTCTTTACAATTTAGCTATTTTTTCCGCGCAATGCTCCCACGCTGGCCGCTCTCTGGGCAACAACACACAGGGCAAGTCACCTGGcacattttcatttatccaGAGCCAAAGTGGTGGCATAACGAGTATTAAATAACCAGAATCAAGGGAGAAAGCATTTTATGAGCCATTTATTAACCCTTATAGGATACAGGGAAAGGGCACATTCATGGCCCATTCATGTTTTCTGAGCTCTCTGAGCTGGTCTCACACAGATATACCCTAATTACAGTGTCATAAAAATGAAGAGTGTTTGTATCTGGgtcattgttttctctttagcACCTTATTAGGGCTTAACAATGTGGAAGTGCCCTCCTAAACTGAATAACAAACATTCCCTTTTCTATATGGAGGACCTCTATAAcattggggtaaaaaaaaaaaatagctcatCCCTACACAGcttcattaaattaaatgcCAGCCCACAgagcaagaaaacaaaaaagaagagaaaaaacaggTATAGACACACACCCATATAGTTAAATCAACCCCTTTAATCCTTTGTCAGGAGTACACTTACAAATAACAGTGCATTACGTTTTCCCATTACACCTAAACTCATACAGTTTTGCAAGCTGCACAAACAAAAATAGGCAAGGATTTTAGTCTgagtttaatgtttatttagagACTCTGatattaataatttataatttgtGACCGTTAAATTTTAGACATGcacattgtaatgtatgtgtTTTTAGCTCATATGATGCTTGCAGAAGCACAAACAGGTACCAgaaggcagtgttgtagtacttgAGTCCGAGACTcaaactcgagtccgagtcattagctaaatttagagactcatgacttgacttggacttgagcactgatgactcgaacttggtctcggactcctacattcagatcattctgactcggaaattgagaaaaagactcgacttctTTTtcatatcattaggctataattttaatatgtcattagaaaattatttggtgtatgattttaatatctgaattatttgtgcaatgtggtggagtgtggattttttttttagtttaaaaacatgtaggctatgcttactttagtgcggaacttggacttgaccaataaggactcgacttggatcaatagtgactcgactcggacttgactcgaatgagtagtggacttgactcggactcgactcagatttttttttaatgacttggacttgactcggacttgaacaccggagactcgaacctggactcggactcgaggcatagtgacttgactacaacactgccagaAGGGCACCGTTAATCTTTTTTGGCTTAAAACGATACATAAAATTTGTGAACAAATCTCTGTCCGTTCTATTCTTTTAATGGACATTGCTTCTTTATTACTTCCCCTCAGACTGATTTTTCAAGTTGTTTGTACAGTCTTGTGTTTTAAGTTGCATTTGCTGAAGTTAGGAACAACCTTACAAACTGACAAACTGGGTTTTAAGCCTTAGCGCTTTTAACAAAAACTTACATGCATTTTGCCCTTTCCTGCTATCATAATAATACGTCTAATttcaaaaagaatataaaaagcTGTTAGACACATTTACATTAAAACTAATGTCACACTGTGTATTTTTAGATTGTGGTGGAAGGTGTGAAAGCTGGCCCGACCACGGAGGGAGACATGGCCTTTGACGACGTGCAGCTGACAGAAGCCCAGTGCCCGCCTCATGGCGTCTGTGACTTTGAGAACTCCTTCTGCAGCTGGACCAACCTGGGAGACGGAGTCGACCAGGGAGACTGGCTCCTCGGAGCAGGAGCCTCCCCAAACCCCAACACTGGACCGACTGTTGACCACACCACCAACTCTTCATCTGGTACTTTAGTGTTATGTACCTGATTGTATAAAAATAGAAGAATTACTTATATAATATGGCCTGGATCACAGGTCCAGGTTCACTAAAGAAGCCTTTACGTTGACCAGCTCTTAAATGATTGCACCTCTAGAACCAGTTCAATGTGGTGCGACACAGACGGAAAATACAATGGACCctaccatttttttcttcaggtcaCTACATATATGTGGACAGCTCAGTGGGTGAGTGGGGAGACGTGTCCTACCTCGTCAGTGACGTCTTCCAGCCATCCTCAAGAGGACACTGTCTTACATTTTGGTACCACATGTATGGCAGCCATGTTGGGACTCTAAACATCTACATCATTGACAGGTCTGAGAAAGTCAACATCAAGCAGAAGCTTTGTTAATTGAGCTGGTTGGTTTTTATTTGAAGCTTCTCTGGTCTACAGGAAAATTCACGTTGGAGGCAACGAGGAAGGATATTTGAAGTGGACTAAAACGGGGAACAAGGGAGACCAGTGGCTCCAAGACAGTGTGTCCGTTAAACATGAAGAAGCATTCTGGGTAATCAACAGAcgtcttttattttgacataCACATGAATTgtaaggaaaggaaaaaaatatgttttagtaCTACACTGTCATCAATGTACGTCTTGACAATACAATTAGGTTCAAAATGATTTACACCCACGgcaaatttatattttaaataattttcattcaaTCAGGAGGCGTTATACTGATAGGAAACGAGACAGGCACCTCTCAGAAGATTGCAAAGCAATCTAAAATGAGTATCAGTTGTGAGATAAATAATCTATTGGCcttaatttatgttttaatgataaaatataCCCAGCAAAAGTTATTTATGGAATTTTCAATAATCAGCGGACATTTTTTcagttgtttgcattttttatttttttgttataagGTAGGCATGCCATCTCTCTAATTTTTACCTCCATGAACAGATTCTCCATAATATTCAAGTCTGAACTCTGGCTTGGCCTCTGCAAAAGTCTactttatacatttataaaacattggaTAGGACCAATAATAAAAGTTTGTGTACGCCCACAAGCCAAATGTGGTAAACAAGCAAGCAATTTCCCTTTATAAACCTCAGCTGCACCTCAGCGTTTGCATACCAGATTCCACCTCATGTTCTCCACAAAACCTTACTCAGCCATAAGTGGTCAATGCCAAGcgcctcatgaatgttaatatgTATTTACACGAGGCAGCTGATCAATGTTATTTGTAAACTATTTTTGAAATATGGCACCAAAGTGTTAACTGAGGAATTTAAATGAATTATAATGCTATGAAGTGtatatacaaatgttttcaaatatttttttttaatttttaacaaatatttacTGATATAGACCGCTGAAACAAAAAAGGCCAAAAGGATTGTCACATGATTTTAGTATAAAAACAGATGGATGACAGATGGATTACAACAGATGCATgttttaatgaagaaactgTCCAATTATGTCAATACGGACCTATAGAGTGACAAATGCTGTTATTGGTTTATAAAAGGAACAGATTTAACATTAATGTAGTATTATTCTGAGAGAATTACTTTTAAATCCAGCTCATTTTATGGTTGTGGTCTGGATCATCTCTGCCGGGTCCTGCAAAGACTGAATGTGGTCTTTTTTGTTGACCCATCCATCTCAGAGGGTCTGGGATTTCCAGCTTCCACCAGACATGTAACAGCAGTGACTTAAAGGAGAGAAGCAGCTCTTCCAGGTTCTCTGGGAAACAGAGCAGGCCCCTAATAGCTGATGAGATTTATTGCAATGAAGTCTTCAGATTATTGTGTTGCACAAAGGCAATGAATGACAAGAGTGATTCCGAAATGAAAGCTTGTAAAAGTTTGTGGATAATAATTTGAACAGTTCCTTTTTCCCCACAGTTTGTGTTTGCGTATCAGAAAGGAATGAGTACAGGTGGAGACGTGGCTCTTGATGATATCACAATCCATCCCAGCAGCTGCTACACTGAACCTCCCGTCCCTCCCTCAACAAATAATGGTAATTTGCCTTACCTAATTTATAATCAAGGCTTAAATATAGGCCAAGCCATCATAAGTGTTCTTGGAAAGAACTGAccagttaagttttttttatcagatatCTAAAAGGACACGCCTCAGTTGCAGGTGTTTAACTCAACATGCTTTCCTGTTTCTGTAGATGTACGGTCTGTCGGCCTTGCGGTTGGTCTGACTCTGCTGATTGGAATCATCATCTGCATCTTCCTTTATATGCTGAACCGCAAACAGAAGTCAGTGTATGCAGTGCATCCCCCCCCCACATATATTATGAACATAACGTACATAAGCATACTAAAGTATGCATAGACATGTTGTTGACGTATTATTGGACTCGAATGTTTCAGGAACCAGTCGGCAATATTTGATAATGAGTTGGACACGCCCAGCCCCACACAATGTGTGAGTAAAAATATGTGGACTTCACACACTTTGTATTATATTGTTTTGCATATTCATCTATTTTCTTTCAGGAGACACGGGGTGAATTAGGGTATGACTTCTCCTTCTTCAACAAACTCTATGAGCCATCACCGCACGCTAATGAGGACTCGTCGGATGCTTAGTCCACTTTTTACTTTACGCTGTCATTACTTCTTTGAGAGTAtaatataaatagtttttttttttgtttgtttttcttgttcagtgtttttttttttcagtttgatgAATTTTAATTACATTCCTCCTTCTAAGCTGCAAATTCTGTTTTGCTTAAAAGCCTTTCCATTGTTTGGAAATGGAAGATGTGTTAATTGCCTTATTATATCAGAATGCAACACAGGTGACTTGGAAACAATCCCTGCCTGTCACTGCATAAATATTAACTGGACTGGCTGCCATACACTGGAAACGGATGACTAACCTGGAAACATTTCACATAAACATGTATTTGATGCATCTgactttttttgtatatatgtTCATTCCTCACTGCTGTTTCAATAATAGCATTATTTCtacacataaaaacaataaaggggCTGAATAATATTTATATAGAAAAAGTTGCAAAACATGCTGGTATGTTTCACGTTATGATGTtccagccacaaacttcagtgtttgTATGGGGAATGTATGTGATAAGCCAACACAAAGTACAACATAACAATGAAACCAAAGGAAAATTGTAAGCTTTTCAacatttgctgaaataaaaatctaaaaagtgtgggaGGTATTTTATCCAGCTCTCTCTGGGTTAAtacttaaaatacatttaattgtaATTATATCTCTTGAGGTTTGAGTTCTGTTTCTAGCAGGTTTGCAtgtataaaaactgaaatatttgccAGTTCTTTGGAAACAATCCCAGGCAGATTGAATGAAGAGCATTTTTGAACCCAAATTTACAAATCTTGCCACCGGTTCTCAGTTTTGATCAGGACTTTCACTAGGCCATTGTAACAGATAAACATACTTTGTTCTAAATAATTCTGTTGGACTTTTAGATGCATGTTTAGGGATGGTTCCCTGCTCGAAGGTTAGCCTCTTTTGCAACCTCTGTCAGGATTGTCCTGTACCATAGCACCATCTATCTTTGAAAAACATCCTCCCAGCGTTATACTGCCACCACACTTCCCCACAGGGAAGATATGCTCAGGCGATGTGCTGCTTTAGTTTGCCTTCAAATGTAGTGCTGTGCATGTTGGTTAAAAACTTTAATtatggtctcatctgaccagagcaccttgttCTCTGTTTGTTTACTGACTTTTGGGAAACTTTAATCAGTGCTTCTTAAGGCTTTCTTTCAGCATTACCTCTTGTCTGTAAAGGCCAGCTTAGTGGATTACAAATGAAAGTATCCGATCAACAGATTttcacacctgagctgtggacctctgcagctcctctagcgTTAAGAACTCCAAATGCTCATCAAGACCTGAGATGTCTTAGGTTcatctctgattaatgctctccctGTGTGGGGTGTTCAGTTTAGATGACGGTCAGTTTCCGGATGTTGGATTGCTTCCACTTGGTGCTGCTTTGTGCTGAGCTGGCAAATAAAATTGTGACATTATGTGACAATATGCAAATGAGATCAATGGTTTCAACAATTTTGCAGGAAACAGCATTTAGAAGTGAGACCAGTAAGTCACATGTCAGTTTCCTCCTTATTTGAACAAAATACTGATTTCTAGCGACTTGAATTCTGCATCAATTCAGACAATGTTGTGTAATTTCACACTTATCCCCTAACCTCTTGTCATACAAAACAACATTACCAGGTTCATTGTGGTCTATACTTCatcataataaattaattaaaagagGAAGAACCTTATCTTCAATCCCTAATGTTTTCTGAACAATCTTCCATCTATACTATTGAAATCAACTGTCACACGGTGCTGCTGGCCAACAAACGGCAGTCTTCCAAGTCGTTTATCTCATCTCAACTTCACACGAAATGAAAGAGCGACGCCTACTGGTGACTTGCAGATTTTTCCTGAGGACTCCGTAAAAATGCAACACTCTTTCCCATGTGGCATGTACTGTAGCTGCTTTATATAGTAGCttccaataattaaaaaaaaaaaaaaaatcatagaatTGTACAACCCTCTGCACTTATCAAAAAGTTGTTTATTCTTGTTATTCACTACTCTATGTTGTggcaaaaataaagcacatatCTCATTCAGTATAATGTTTGAAAATATGTAAATGCATATATTCAGTCTAATGTTCTGAGTGCatttctaaaatatatatatatatattattgatgAACATCTGGTCATTTTATAGCATCACCCTCTCCATTTTTATCCctttgtaatatatatatatagtcgcTCAGAGATGAATCACAacgttaatttcaatgatcccgcgttatggccaacaaaactgactgattctgatcgaatgaatgttgtgcgtttaatggcaaaaaggaagcctttctcggagattcagagggcagagaattcccaaagtatctaacatattctacctcctgcaacggaagggaaaaaaaatgttatggactggctgatatacagcaggtcaaaaaaggccatattttgtcTGCAGTGCtcgctgttctcttatgaagaaaagatcaactagtgcactaaattcaatagatgggttgaaatatccagtataaaatacagagatttccagggcatgaagtatacagttaagttgacttttttttggtgtgcgtgtttgtgcgtgtttgtgcgtgtgtgtgcgcgggtgtgtgtgtgtgtttgtgtggtggcagcagggggccctagcaaagctgtcagctggcctgcccacgggcaccaagtagcccccgaggaccacatgtggtgtcCACGAGCCAATTCACcagtaaaactttgttttattccgTTAGTCTTCCTGATCATttacatttgcatttatatagatttaaaaatgacaaaatctataacaaagcatgcagaatatgtttattttacatgaagTTAAGATGAACTGCACTCTGGTCAGTACAGGCAGCCTTTCATATGACACagcaccaatgaagtagctcttgGTTTcagaaaggttggtgacccctgtccTTGAGCAACAGGCTCCATTTAAGTTTAAAGGTAAGGCtgggggcgttttttttttgttgttgttttttttttttgctttatgttaAGAAGTTTTTCGTGAGTTGAAGCCTATATGAGAAGGTAACATGAAAACTAGAAAAAACTGTAACAgtgagtgagaatgctaatctacagaaatgatttgagcagaagatgcagaagatccctaacctgacaacagccagctgtatgtatcgctccgcttagctccactcacatacatctgggacacggccataggcattgcctttactgaaggctggggcttatcaaaactccttgcatatgattggataagccacttgtctgtcatctttatcgacgtgctatttcaaccactcacaccgaagctaacccgtgacgctaaTGAGACCGacgcggaaaaaaaaaaaaactttttccacccccccccccccccccccccccgctccgcgagccggtccgcggaaaacgtgtcgtccacccctccgcgagccggtccgcctCGCAGAAgtaaattcctgcgggaaacactgtagtggtcacaccgaagctaagaaGAGGGggggagtcgatcccgggctgaccgcccgagccgttctctgatgttcttttaatgaaacaatattacgtagattggacaacacggaagaaatagcagcatcaatgctaacgcttgcttcctcgatgcgagccgccattgttgttggaatctcacggtggcttctccactacgtcacatccatgaaacacccgccctgcgtcctgattggccagaccaaaaatttggttggggaaatcattttcaatgagccgtgtcccagatgtatgtgagtggagctaggcggagcgatacatgcagctggctgttgtcaggttagaagATCCCTGAAGAAGAGAGAAAGTAGCTTAAAAACGCATTGAAATAAAAGAGGAACCAATGTGAATATGAAAGTACAACAGCCGAAGGATTAGAAGAATGTTGTGAAAAAGCTAAACCAGTTaaacagtagtagtagtagtagtagtagttctAGTAGTAGTAGAGTTATAAgtaatagttgtagtagtaTCAGCAGCAGAAGTAGTAGTAATaacagtagtagtatcagtatcagtagtggtagtagtatcagtagtagtattacTAGTattatagtagtagtagtagtaatagtagtagtggtagtagtagtaatagtagcagtagtagtagtagtataagtagtagtagtagcagtagtagcagtagtagtagtatcagtagtagtagcagtagcagtagtatcagaattagtagtagtagtagttttagtagtagtatcagaagtagtaatagtagtagtagtatcagaagtagtaatagtagtagtatcagtaatATCAGTAGTAGaagcagtagcatcagtagtagtagtagcagaaGTAtagcagtagtatcagtagtagtataattttttgaagaatttgaaaaattagaaaaatttcaagaatttcaatgaatttgcattgatttcaattcaaaaacgcacaaaaagtacaaatattttaaaaagtataaaagttagcataaccatgagacaTAGCACTAATGTCGAGAAGGAGCTAAACGTTTTGATACACAGATCGTTAAAAAACgtacagaataataataaagaaaacaggaaaacaataagctgctgtatagcattctcaatGATAAACTAAgaatgcagagagagagagagagagagagagagagagagagagagagagagagagagagagagagacagagacagagacagagggagcaAACCACGTGACCTGTCACGTTAAGCTCCGCCCTTCTTTCACAGCGTTCTCTCACATACGCCGTCGAGCTCATCCTGGTCCAGGGAGTGCTGCACCGAAAGAGAACAATGGGAGTTGAAGTCGAGACCATTCGGCCTGGAGATGgtaaatattttcattaaagTTACTTCCTAAATCGTGTATATTTTTCAGCTGGTGCCGTCTAAAGGTCGGGCTTTTGCTTTCAGGAAAGACCTTTCCGCAGAGAGGAAAGACTGTCTCCGTGCACTACGTTGGTgagcctttcttttttttttttttcactgctcAGAAGGTTTAGAAATTGGTCATTCACTTTGAATTTGAAGGGGAGGAAACACACACGGCTGAACTGCTGGCATTGTTTTAAGTCTAGCTCTGAAGTGGGAATTATATCGCCAAAGGAAAACCTTCGCTAAGGCgtgaagggaggaaaaaaacccGAGGCCAATGAGAAGCTAACGGTTCAGCTATCTTAGCTTAGCAGCCTGGAAACGCGGGGGCGGATGGCCGGGCTCCGTtctgaaattaatgaaaaatattgCGCACCCACATACAATCATACCCATCCTGCGGATAATTATAAAGCAGTACGACGAGTATATGCAAGTAATGGAATAAAAGCCCAGAAAGGCCTTCGTGTTTGTTTTTACCCTTTGCATGTGCTAAGCTAAAGGATGCTAGCGTTACCTGACAGCAGCTTCATGTTTAATGCAGGCGTGTCGGCGACTCGACTTGTCGCTCTGCTGTAATTACGTAATCGTTTTGGCTCGGTGCATTTCTTTTACAAGCACGATAAAGCGAAGCAGGATGTGTTAAAGTTGGCAGTTGtcttttttcctcccccccATACAGGCACGCTTACCAACGGGAAGAAATTCGACTCCTCCAGGGACCGGGGAGAGCCGTTCATGTTCAAGCTGGGAGCCGGAGAAGTCATCCGTGGCTGGGATGAAGGCGTTGCTCAGGTACGGAGGATTAGGATTCTAATTCCTCGGCAACCAGTTTATCcacctctgtttttttctttttttgccctttCTCGCTGTAACTGTTTATGTACACACCCAAGCATAAGCCTCTGGgttatgttttcatttacttTTAGCACAGAGGTATAGCTCGGGGACTATGAATCTTGCATGCTTCCATATACGTGAGCTAACCCTAACAAGGATCCTCTggacttttgactgccctgaagCTCTTCCCTACGTCTgcttactgagtgtatatagcttctgtatatatatacactttttatagtatttttttttttgtctgcaccatcaacaccaagtcaaattccttgtaagtgcaaacctacttggcgattaaacttgattctgctCGGCTGGCCAGCTGCATTGACTactaaacaaatgtgtgttgGGGTATCAAAGGAAAGGTCGCCATCTTGGATTTTGTTAGCATATGGGCAACTAGAGACTTGTTCATCATTGTAAATTTAGCCCTGCCTTCGGGTTTGTCTTGTCCTTTTTATGTACAATTGAAATTTCCAGTCAACGAGCTGTCACGTTCGTCTCACCTCTGGCTTGGGAGACTTTATGTACGGAGAGGTCAAGAAAATAAGATCAAAACGGAGAATTTAAGCTAGAAGGGGGCATTTACGTGTTTATCAGTGTGCTAATATA
This genomic window from Fundulus heteroclitus isolate FHET01 chromosome 6, MU-UCD_Fhet_4.1, whole genome shotgun sequence contains:
- the LOC105920254 gene encoding peptidyl-prolyl cis-trans isomerase FKBP1A; the encoded protein is MGVEVETIRPGDGKTFPQRGKTVSVHYVGTLTNGKKFDSSRDRGEPFMFKLGAGEVIRGWDEGVAQMSLGQLAKLTCSPDYAYGSKGYPPIIPANSTLIFEVELLKC